From a single Raphanus sativus cultivar WK10039 chromosome 3, ASM80110v3, whole genome shotgun sequence genomic region:
- the LOC108834987 gene encoding putative F-box protein At1g47730, producing the protein MGEQQDGEMKRGSKRSKGASLHTDLIWEVLLRLPSKSIVQSRCMSKLFSSLTTQPDFIRSFAARSSPCLLILFEVESKLFVFSLSQQQKQNKNPAVALVVDRSYSMLCPDRYFFFNSESVHGLICVEKSGNPQIWNPTTRRFSTLPIPARSWRDGSVSFLGYDPVDSTYKVLSLPCGERRPRQPQPRALTLGGDGLWRVIQGVPEHAPFRHGAICVNGVLYYLAAPTRPEHYTNQSLACFHVRSEKLSMIKVPWNLTSGFRSLVHCGNKLTCVISLGDDINMWTLEDAEKHEWSHRHVCLPFLRHDPVTKTRFTLKGVNGAGEFMYVPRALVNPFHIIYFDPKGNSFRRCVVDGVADDQYRRQNGLWDGPLGTTSAYSNHVETLMAL; encoded by the coding sequence ATGGGGGAGCAACAAGATGGAGAGATGAAGAGAGGATCAAAAAGATCAAAAGGAGCTTCGTTACATACGGATCTAATCTGGGAGGTACTCTTACGACTGCCTTCAAAATCTATAGTGCAGTCTCGGTGCATGTCGAAGCTCTTCTCTTCCTTAACCACCCAGCCAGATTTTATTAGGTCCTTCGCAGCTAGATCAAGTCCCTGTCTTCTCATCTTGTTCGAAGTGGAAAGCAAGCTCTTCGTTTTCTCCTtatcacaacaacaaaaacagaacaagaaCCCTGCTGTGGCTCTTGTGGTTGACAGAAGTTATTCAATGCTTTGTCCAGATAggtatttcttttttaatagtgAGTCAGTCCATGGCTTGATCTGCGTTGAGAAATCAGGAAACCCTCAAATTTGGAACCCAACTACGAGGCGCTTCTCAACATTACCCATTCCCGCACGTAGCTGGAGAGACGGCTCGGTGAGCTTTTTGGGATACGACCCGGTTGACTCTACATACAAAGTACTGTCTTTGCCTTGTGGTGAACGTCGTCCTCGTCAGCCTCAGCCTCGGGCTCTTACACTGGGAGGAGACGGTCTATGGAGAGTCATCCAAGGTGTCCCTGAACATGCCCCTTTCCGCCATGGAGCCATATGTGTTAATGGGGTTCTGTATTATTTAGCCGCTCCCACTAGACCTGAACATTATACTAATCAGTCTCTGGCCTGCTTCCATGTCAGATCTGAAAAGTTGAGTATGATTAAAGTACCATGGAATCTGACTTCTGGTTTTCGCTCCCTTGTACATTGTGGGAATAAGTTAACTTGTGTTATTTCCCTAGGGGATGATATTAATATGTGGACCCTAGAGGATGCAGAGAAACACGAGTGGTCCCACAGACATGTTTGTTTACCTTTTCTTCGCCATGATCCAGTAACCAAAACCCGGTTTACCTTAAAAGGTGTTAATGGTGCTGGTGAGTTTATGTATGTACCAAGAGCTTTGGTGAATCCAttccatattatatattttgatccaAAGGGAAACAGCTTCAGAAGATGCGTGGTTGATGGAGTTGCGGATGACCAATACAGGCGCCAGAATGGTTTGTGGGATGGACCTCTCGGGACCACCTCTGCTTATTCCAATCATGTGGAAACTCTCATGGCATTGTAA